atatgggatatattgagtatggtgatcagatcatgatatgaataaacataacagtttaaataatgcaccagttaggccttttcgcaaaccaccatgagaatttcaggggggggggggggcttcaggggcttcagctacatgcctgctctatagaTTTAAAAAGTGGAGAGTATGTCACAGATTACACAAGTCCCAAAATGCCAGACCCAGCATAGCTGCCTCTGTTACCATGCCATAACTCCTTGCTCTGCTACTGACTGTTTAAATATGTTAAATTGTTCAATATGCTCTTAggacagtttacctgtccgaatgtgaTTCCCTCTACGAACAACCAAGGATGTTAAgttcatctgggaaggccctgctctcggtcccaccacctttgcagtcacctctggtggggatgagagacagggcctaatccatggtggctcctcggctgtggaactcattccccaatgacattagatctgctccctccctcctgaccttttgtaaGACCTGGCTATGGGGGCAAGCCTTTGAACAATAGATGGAATAACTGGGAAGGGATTGTTTTAGTAACCACAATGgattgacctggactatgatttgaaccagtgaactgttttaaaattgaatgttttataattgtttttaattgtatctgTGATTTCTAATGTACTGTGTCAGCACCTGATGGTTCcctgttgtaagccatcctgagtacCTCCttgaaataagtaataaataaataggatttcATCAGATAGGcaggggaaaagagagggaaagtggaagaaagTTGAGGAAACTGTCCACCTTCattccctgtcttctgggatggcctcccATTTCATGCAACTGCCCTTTCCCATTGTTTCTCAGCTTCCTCTTCATGTTTTCCGACTCCTCAAAAGGCACTGGGCTCCCTTTCTCTACACTGTCAAAATGGAGCCCTACTGAGTCCTGGTGGATCTTGCCTTGCATCAGGTGAAAAAAATGGGACTCTGTTTCAGCAGCTagagaaatggagagaagatgcagattttTTGTTTCATCTGTTATTTTACACAGTCCTGATAACTATGATACGGGACaggatataaacattttaataatgtCCGTAggcgcctccaaggtcatctggctggcatgactgcatgcagccgTTGTAGATGTAGCAACCATTATATTCAATATTCAGAGCAATTTCTGCTAtataatatatcatcatcatcattattttcctgtcgtagtcaactacgAATTGCACacatggtattcctgcgcctgcgcagacccaacttcggaaccttctagaattaaAAAGATGACATTTATGACATTGCCTGgccccgccccccctcccccctcccctctcgagtatatatagcccacgCGGGGCCAGGCCCCCTCAGTTCTCTTTATCCGCCCAGCGATTCAACTAGAGAACCTTCTTCGTGACAACTCGTAGGTAGACTTTGGTTTAGACTCGGACTGGCTATTGCTCTTCTCTAACTCTCTGACCCGGACTGTATATCGACCTCTCTTTTGCTACTTCCTCGATTGGTTTTGACGGATCGCCCTAGCATTGACTTAATGGCGACCACGTCTTTCAAAAAATGCACCCAGTGCCCCAATACTCTGCCGGACACGGACGGGCACTCACTGTGTCTCACTTGCTTGGGGGAAGTTCATCTTGCCCAACCCTGCAAGATTTGCCAGGCTTTCACGCCCCAGACCCGTAAGAACAGGGTCTCAAGGTTAAAAGCGGCCCTGTATGAGAGGGCCCTCCTCCCGCCAGCTCCGTCTGCCCAGGCTGCCAGGCCTGCGAACTTACCTAGTTCTAAGCAGCCACAACATGGCGGAGTGGCTAAGAAGAAGATCAAGAAGGCAAAAGATGCCCTCCAAGATGGCAGCCTGGCTTCTCCGGGGCCTTCGGGCTCCGTAAAAAGGGCGGGAAACGTGGCAACCCTCCACTCGCCTCCGACGCGCCTTGCGCCGAGCCAGCAGCGCGGAGAGCGAGCGCCCTCTCTGGAGGTTCCGCAAACCTCCTTCCAGCAGCCCTCGACCTCGGCCCAGCCGCTAGGTCTCGCGAACCTGCTGCCAGCGCTTCCGGCTGGGGAGGCGGCCCCTGCGCCTTCTGCGTCGATGCCGCCCCTGGCCGAGGGGCAGGCGGACCCGCTGCTGCCGATGCCTGCCCTCACTCCCCCGATGCCGGGCGACCTGGGAGCACAAGCAGGAGGGATGGCCCCTCTCGACGCCGGGGCTGCTCCTGACAACCAGCCGATGCCTCCGATGCCGGCTCTCCTCCCAGGAGTGGGCGTGGTTTCGCCCTCGCTGCACATGGCGGGCCCCTCCCCTTCCATCTTCAGGGACGCAGCTCTGCAGCACGCCTCCCCTCCCTCGGTATCGGCCGACCATGAGGGCGGGGGCGAAGAGAGGAGTATGCAGCGCCCTGAACCACAGCAGCGGGGCTCGCGCAGATCGCGGCGCGCGCGCTCGCCATCTCGATCCTCTAGGGGGTCCAGGCGTCGGAGGCGCAgatcgtcctcctcctcttcttcatcctcctcctcctcctcctccgggtgCTCTAGGAGGAGGCGCCGATCGAGGTGGTCCCGAGCCTCCTCCCGCAGAGGACGTCGGATGCCGGCTCCAGCGCCTCCAACGTTGCCCTTCCAGGGATTTTGGCAGCTATCACCAACGGGGCAGTATGTGTTTGTGCCTGCACCAGGACCCTCACAGCTGCCTTTCCCGATGTCATCCACACCAGCCATGCCCCTCCCTGTACAAAGAATGACAATGCCAGctgcccctctccctccccagGGGCCTGCAACTGTGCTGCCAGCAAACTCTCTTCTTGTGGCTCATCCTGCAAATGGGTCATCAGGTAGGGGAGGAAACcctgtccctccctccacccATGACACCCCCCCCTCTCCCAATGCTGTGTGAAGGGGACTTGCAGCTTACCAATGTCCAGCCAGATGATCCAGAGGGGCAGGAGCCTGAATATGGACTTGAGGAAGCTGACAACTTTGACTCAGCTCCGGGCTCCCCTGATTTGGCCCAGGCTGCGGGGGCTGCAGACGAGACCATGGACAGATCCCCTGATTTCAATAAGTTTGCTTCCCTCGTCAGCAGGATGATAAAGGCTCTGGACTTACCAGCTCCAAAGCCTTCTGAGCATGTGGAGGACCCGATGTTCCCCTCTGACGAGCAGAACATCGCGTCCCCCACTGCACTGCCTCCTCTCCCTTATCTGCTCAAGTTGGCCAGAGTTTCTGATGTAGCCCCCCCTCTAGTGCCGGCCATTCCCAGGAGAGTGGATTCTCTATATAAAATCGATCTGTCCTCCGCGAAGTGGGTGTCCAACCCCCCTAGGCCAAACACGGTGGTGGCCGAAGTGGCCAAATCTAAACGCCAAAAAGGCGCCTTGACTACTCCCCCTGATAGGGAAGGTAGAAAGGTGGACTCATTGGGCAGGAAGGCTCACCTCTCAGCGGGATTGTTCACGCGAATGTCCCACTTTGCCACTTACATGAGTGGTTATCAAAAATTTTTGTGGACGCAAATTTTGCCTTATTTGGACTCCTTGCCACCAGATAGCCAGCGTTTCCCAAAGGCTCTGCAAGAGGAATACCATGTGTGCAAATTcgtaggtgactactcaggaaactacagttacaggtaagcaacttataattcttACGTCCCTCTTCCCATACATTGAAGCAGTCAGAGATTTATAGCACACTAATTATAGATGTCAAAAATGCATATTCCAATTGTGTATTCCAATTCTCCATTCAATTCTCTAAATTTTATGATATATTTATGGATAAcagaaatctatctatctatctatctatctatctatctatctatcaaagcATACACATTTTTTTGGCTTGGATACTTGGTTGGCATCAGTTAAGATCTCTCCAGTCAACCCCTcacatttgagaacacaggatTCATGCAAAAGTGAGAAACTACATTTAATAAAATTGCTGTTTGTATTACCTGAGAGAtcacctctctaggaatatctagcttTTTGAGCATGTCAACTTCTTCCAGATCATACCAGAGAACCGAGAGATTCCTAGGTCTGCTGATACATAAAAGTCAAATCCGCCAATGTGGAGGATCAACTGTGCTATTAGGAGATTCTCAGATGTGCATGAAGCTCCAGTGCTACTTTGCCAAGTCTTTAaataattttgcctttataaatTTTAACTATTTTTCATTGATAATTTGAGGAGAAACAGCAGTCAGACTCAGGAGGGTTGTTCTCGCAACTTTAGTGTGTAGTTAGCTTCTACCCTCCTGACAGcccagttgccttggcactataagagggttttgtgagaccatttGCGCTCGTTGTAaccgtgtagtaatggtgaggctgcagaccatattttagtcttgtgaaccactggtggtccatggaccacaggttggggaccactggatGAGAGGCACTGTAGGAACTGCACTGTAAAGAAAACACTTTTGTGATATGAGCAGTCATTTGGTAAGCGAGATGAGCCCAGGGAGAAATTACAATACATACCTATATGTATATTCTGTTTCTCTAGCACCAGATGCCTTGATCTGCCGAAACTGTATGTCTGCTTGGCCGCTGGCACCATGCATTCCTCTGAAAGCTACCTGTCATGTTCACAATGGTGTGTGCGTCACCCTGGAAATCTATGGGGGTAAGGATTCTTCCTCAAGGACATCCATTGCCTTGGGcctattctataataataataataataataataataataataaactttatttgtaccccgctactatctccccaagggactcggtgtggcttagatgaggccaagcccaagatacatcaaacaaacatcaataaacacaacattaataaacgatcaataaaaaacaaatcatataaatcacataaacaaaaacaatcaatggtGACATGTAACAAATTTAAAATGGCCGGGACGAATGTAATAGATTGAAATGAAAATatgctgatgtgaacaaggtaaaatataactgggataggattttcagagagaaatgagggaacgcaatccatcctaagtcagtattaaagtgcattatgagggcatattaCTGAGAGAtcttattctgggaaagcacactggaacatccatgttttcaggctcctcctaaagactgccaatgttggggcatgtctgatgtctttgggaagtgagttccagagtcgaggggccaccaccgagaaggccctctccctcgtccccaccaatcgtgcctgcgaagaaggcgggagcgtgagcaggacctctccagatgatcggagagatcgtgtgggttcgtacacagaaatgcggtcacgcaggtaggcgggccccaaaccgttcagggctttgtaggtgagaacctgcaccttgaattgggactggaaaataaacggaATTGGCTGCTCAGGAGGGCAGACTTATAGAATGTGTGACCTACCATGATAGATGCCACAGCTGAATCAGCTTTTGGAATTGAAAACGCATCTCTtgtggcaggcctacccagtcaattttagcttaagaattttaacctgcattttattggtaattttaatctgcatgtgctctccacatgtttcatgaagtttctggcatacaaagtttttgccttctgctCGTGTCACCTTTTTAGGAACCGGCCAATCAAGAACGAACATCTAAAACTCAGTAAccaacccagataaaaaaaatccagtgatttccgattgcagggacatacagacctGTGaagatagaatcacagagttggaagagacctcgtgggccatccagtccaaccccctgccaaaaagcaggaaaattgcattcaaagcatattcaactcaaaaccacaatattcacacacctggaaatctcgcttttttgccttttgtagagaTTGCTTCCACATTTACAGGGAACGGCATCTGTTTGCTGTGggagatcctgggataaaggtactgtctggacgggcacTTGGACTTCATTTCTGACCATTAGCCAAAGTAGTTGAGGCTGCTGCAAGCTGAATTCAAAAACACTGGAGGGATAAGAGTTTGGGAACTGCCATCTGCAcagccagataaaatccagattatctgctatgaactggattatatgtcagtgtagacttgtacaatccagttcaaagtaaataatgtggATATCTGGAATGAATAAAAGTCCTCTGTCAACACGCATGACCTCACACTCCACAGAATAATCAACTGTACCTATATAACAATggctctctcttttctccttaaTCCCAGAGAAACGTTTGGAGAAATTTATGTTAAGCTGCACAGAGAAAGATGTGAAGAGATGTGGAACAACATGGAATGAACCAAAAACTAagctaaaatacaaatataactgctgttccaatcaagacagatgcAATATGAAGCCCTGGATACGCCCATGGTATACCCTCCCCGTGTTACTCACTTTTGATGGAGAATGCATATGccaactgggggcccttccacacagccctatatcccagaatatcaagtcagaaaatcccacattatctgctttgaactgagttatctgagtccacattcagataatgtgggattttctgccttgatattctgggatagagggctgtgtggaagggccctacatgaCAACATACCAAGATTATCTGTGTTCTTCTCTTGTGTTGTGGCCATAGAGTGCACTTGTTGCCTTGCCAGTAGTTTGATTTTTTggttgggagtgtgtgtgtgtgtgtgtacgcgctactgtattttaaaagaaaaactccTTGTTTGAAGTTTCTGAatatctttcttcttccttttcattgCAGCAGGGGAAATAGTGATGAATTGGTTCACTCTTCatctttttggttttgttttggccACAGTGCTAAACCTacctagcaggcccgtagccaggatttcgtttcggggggggggggggggtgagtttttttcaggggggggttggggggggctgagtttcgggggcggggggctgagtctgagtgaaagagggtctaccctagcaaaccttttgtatcattaccccaatacccctatgcatatgggatatattgagtatggtgatcagatcatgatgtgaataaacataacagtttaaataatgcaccagtaaggccttttcgtgaaccaccatgagaatttcaggggggggggggctgaagcccctcaagccccccccccccccggctacatgcctgctacctATATACACAGATGGGATGAAAGTACCAAACTAGATTAATTTgtgtcttattattattgttccacttttctctcttgatgAAAACCCAAAGCCGTGGTAGCACAGAgagttaaaccactagctgcaggaaagctactgactggaaggttggtaaTTCAAAACCgcgagtcggggtgagctcctgactgtcagctctagcttctgacaacctagcagttcgaaagcatacaATTcaagtagatccataggtactgcctcagcaggAAGATAAAAGGATGCCCCATGCAGATTATGCAGACATGCTATCAATGCAATTGGAGATGTCTACGAACAACAGACTCCTTAGCATGAAAAAATGATACAAAAACACCTCCCCATGGctagagttgagcattgccttcaGATGCCAGATATGTCAGTGttgaaaaggcattgaatgttggcctcATATGtttattgtaatccgctctgagtcccttcaggaagataaaatggaatataaataaagtgtaaaaAATAGTAGTAAGCCACATGAAAATCCATACAGTTCATTTTTGAGATGGCATTATGCAGGCTTTTATTATAATCacataaataaaaggagaaacaGTGTGAAACAGTTAAATACAGTTTACCAGACTGGAAATAGAAGTGACTAGAAAGAAGCAATAAATGATGAACTACACAGTGGTGTGTTAATCTGGATATAAGAGAGGTTAATAGATGCATTAAAGGAAATTGCATGCAGTCCATTCAGCTGACAAAAGCCAATAATGTTCACAACTGAGTTATGTATTTCTGTTCCGCAAACAGAGGAGTAACACCATGCTCGCTTCCATCTCCAGCTTAGTCTTATCCAAGTTCgcagtattattttaaaatgaattataTTGTTCAAAAATGCCTCTAGTGTTCATATTAGTTAAGGATGTTGgtcttgtgttgttgaaggttttcatgagttgctatgagttttctgggctgtatggtcatgttccagaagcattctctcctgatgtttcacccacatctatggcaggcatcctcagaggttgtgaggtctgttggaaactaggcaagtgaggtttatatatctgtggaatgtccagggtgggagaaataacttttgtgtgcttgaggcaagtgtgaatgttgcaatttcccaccttgattagcactgaatggccttgcagcttcaaggcctggctgcttcctgcttcaaccagaaaagtcagccatagcagagcacctgatgaaccaacctggacacagcatgttatttgagaacacagaaatgctggaccactctaacaaccaccatgtcaggctacacagagaggccattgaaatccacaagcatgtggacaatttcaacagaaaggaggaaaccatgaaaatgaacaaaaaataggacaggaaataaagagcaacaacaacaacaaaaaacaaccaaccagttgaattccagacaggaaacaatcagggttaGCTAACATcccccaacaaaggactccctcaagcagaaagcagccaggccttgaagctgcaaggccattcagtgctaatcaagatggcaacctgcaacattcacacttgcctcaagcagacaaaagttgtttctcccaccctgggccttccacagacatataaacctcccttgcttagtttctagcaggcttcacaacctctgaggatgcctgccatagaagtgggagaaacattaggagagaatgtttctggaacatggatgGACAgaccggaaaacttacagcaacctgatGGTCGCCTTGTTGTTAGtctttactatttttttaaaaaaaggttattaacataacattctttttctttaaacAGGAAGAAGTTCTCAAATCCAGAAGGAAGTCATCAGGGAAACAAGAACAGTTCAGATCCATTTGTGGCAGGATCAAGTAATCTAATTCAAAACTTGGCTGATAATACCAACTGCAATCTTGAAAGAGaattaacaaatgcaccaaaagTGAACAAATAAGAACAGGCATGCATTGATTAACAAAGCCTCCGACAAAAAAGCTTGTTTGTAAAGTCTTCTTAATGGCTGCCCAATGCTGTTTTTCCTCCTCATTCTCTGTCTAGTTGGAAGTTTTAGCAGTTTGGGCACTGGGAAGATGGTGAAGGAAGTCTAGAGAAATACAGACTTTCATTCTCAGTTTGTAGCAATGTGTGTGCAGAAAACCATGCAATATTGCTTGAATTGGGTAGGAATGAGATTTTGCCCCAACTGATACTACTGTTATTGAGAAAACGGACACTTCAAATAATAAACTCTAAATAATTATACATGAaagtatattaaatatttttttctggacAATCTTGCAATATCCGCAGATTGTCTTCCAATGTGTGAAACATTTTGATAAAGCCAAGTGGGCTGTGTCTCCTTCCTCCCCATGACTGTCTTAATCAATTCACTTTTGGAAAATCACCTAAGCCCCTGGATATGTGTACTCACTCTAACCAATCCTTTCACAATGAATCAGGGATCAGGAAAAGCCAGTTAATGTATTCATATAGTCCATGCGCACCCCAATCCCATCGATTCAGTCTCTTCTGTGCTCATGAATTGAAACTTCCCTCCATTGATGAACTCTCATCTCATTGCGAAACTTCCTGCAGTCATTGGGCTATTCCAGCTCCCACTGATAatattgagattttttttctttgctagaCATCAGCACATGGGTTACAGGCAAGCCTAGCCTAGCCCATAGAACTGTTGATTACTTCCAATCACCTTTTATGTTTTCTGGAATATCTGTGTTCAACTGGACTAGACATTAAGTCAATCGTGAACTTATTTACATTTGACATCAATACATTCCTCCCGGAGGCGCACCTTTAAATGGACCCATGCTTCAAACCAGCAAATGACAGCTTCTTGAATTTCCTGCCACCAGGAGGACCAATCCTCAGAGCCGCTGTACGGGGCTCCCAGCCAATGGGATCCTAGCCAGGTTGGTTTTCATAGGCTGGTGCAGGTATTCTGAGTAGCTGCCAAAGTAAATCAATATGCCCTGTATTTTACAATGGTTTATGTCAGTGTTTGAGCACTAGCTCTGCTGATATTCTCTTTGGCCATTGAGATTAAAAGACTTCTGTTCTTGCCTTAACAGCAGTTTATGTCTCATTTGTCTTTCTGGCTGCATGAAACTCAGGGCTCATGAACCCATGGTTTGGCTGCAGATGACATCACTTAACACTACTATAATTGTCCACACTTGcatacaacaggcaaggtaaacagcatcTTCTTCCAGAGTTTGTTACAGAGCATATATAAACATCACAAACAATATAAACAGAAAAGGAATGAGGATGAACTCCATGCCTAGGTGGATTTTGAAGTATTCAAGTGGTAtctagaaggttcaaaatgtttttgtttacttatccAAGACTTAGGTGGCCTGTTTTTGTCATTTCAAATATGCAGTTAGTTCCAAACGAAAATAATATCTGGAACATGTTGAACTAGTCTTCTTTTATTGTGCTATAGTAACCTAAGACCCATTGCTAATTCTTCTTTTGGTATAATTATGTTGTTTTGTCATTTGccaattggatgtttgtaacttgtaaACTGTCTGTACAAACCAGATTTtataccattttttttaaaattagtgGTGTCAGCCACTGTTTCCAACACAAAGATATTTCCACTTTGGGGTGCTAACATAAAATAAGTCCCTGGAAAAgaaattggttttttttgtttttggttttggttttagcATCAAATTTCAGTTTGGGAAAGGTCTGGGCTAAGGATGCATTTGGGCAGTAGGTGGGGCTAAAGACATGCATTATTTGTTCTTCTTCAGGCAGTTGCTTCCAGTAGAAGGTGTAACCTCCCCTTTTCCCCCTTGAgatgtccctctcctgctctccctgTCTCTTGAAGAGCTGCTATGTAGATGTTAAAGCATCTCAGCTCCCTTGAAATAATAGCAGTCCTGCATTCAGGGTGTTCACTGTTTGTGTTGTCTAACAATGTCTGTAGGTTCCATGTTTGCCCcgctggacgcggcagtccagtcggggataagagaggcagactatgctTAGGGTACCTTTTCTAGCCTCCTCCCCGTATGGGGTGAGCAAagtggatcctaaaaagggctgctcagttgtGGATACAGCTCCcggactactcaactgcctcggaccttgagatAGAACAACTGAGTTCATATCCATCACCCATGTGttagtctgtgactaggggcttccagatttcacagtcctgcccacGGATCGCCATGGACTTTtgttgattttcttttatttttcttggaagacgcaTGTGCATGAATTTGAtttatgtgtggagatcagtgcacaGCCGATCAATGCACATTCTTTACTGAATGAGGGTCCCATCCAGTGGCATGATTAACACGACGACAGtggcttctcatctgttgcagccttcttctgccttcatagACATTGTAACATGTACTATGTTATCGTCCACCTGTTCCACCGTTGAGATCTTCATATTGTACTTGGTCTGGTTCCTCCCTGTGGCCCCTCCTGGGAGCACATGACTCCGACACTTTCGCGAGTTTCGCAAGTTCAATGGAACACACAAGcctcctcaccatgacaaggtgacaatccattgaggAGGAATGTATTTTGTACATCATTGTGAAACAGTCAAACAAGTCAATCAAATCTGGGCAAAATTCTAGAAAACTCCACAACATGTTGAATAAGTATATattttacttagaatcatagagtcagaagaAATCCCAAAGgttcaacctcattctgccatgccagaaaatacagtcaaAGCACGCCTgccagaaggccatccagcctctctcccAACTACATAGTTGGTGTCATGTGCTCTGATGAGGTTATCTGGTGCAACCCACACCTTCTGCACCCGCTCAGTGATGCCACTAGAATATAGCACTGAGAGCTCCAACAAAGTAATTCAATGAGATTGCAATGCTAACCTGAAATCAAAATTCTGTGTGCAATTGTGCTAAACTGACTTCTACTGAATTTGGATTTCAGAGACCTTGAGTTAATTTCTGGATATAGCTGTCTTTGAGTTACGCTTATCAGTTACTCTTTCTAAAGTTGTAATCAAATCCTAACCTTAAAATTGAATTTTGCTGGTGTTAATAAGAGATGTTAAAAAGATTTACATCTTCTTGAGTTTCTTAGAAGGAACGGGAGCAAAGATATAAAATACTGTTGTAAGACCAATACTGATACGTAACACAGTAAGCATAAGGGGAGCTCAAATATATATTTGGCACTCCATTAAACATCCCCAAACAGGTTGTCTCGGTACCTCTACACTGAAGAAATAATGCagtcaacaccactttaactgctatggccaaATGCA
This genomic interval from Anolis sagrei isolate rAnoSag1 chromosome 2, rAnoSag1.mat, whole genome shotgun sequence contains the following:
- the LOC132766733 gene encoding uncharacterized protein, encoding MGHQVGEETLSLPPPMTPPPLPMLCEGDLQLTNVQPDDPEGQEPEYGLEEADNFDSAPGSPDLAQAAGAADETMDRSPDFNKFASLVSRMIKALDLPAPKPSEHVEDPMFPSDEQNIASPTALPPLPYLLKLARVSDVAPPLVPAIPRRVDSLYKIDLSSAKWVSNPPRPNTVVAEVAKSKRQKGALTTPPDREGRKVDSLGRKAHLSAGLFTRMSHFATYMSGYQKFLWTQILPYLDSLPPDSQRFPKALQEEYHVCKFVGDYSGNYSYSTRCLDLPKLYVCLAAGTMHSSESYLSCSQWCVRHPGNLWGETFGEIYVKLHRERCEEMWNNME